CTCGGAAAAATGTTTAAGACAATAACCTTTGCCGTAAAGTCTTTGTTGCTGATCGATTTAAGTTCGGAAGAAGTCAATGAAAAGGTCGGTGCGGTTGAGCCATTGGTTGGCAGTTGGCCTATTGTGTTGGTGGGCTTGCCGCCCAAGGTGATTGTCGCCATGATTGTTCTCCTCTTTATAGTTGCAGTGTTATGTCTGTCGGCTTATTCTTTATTGTGTGAATACAAAATGTTAACGTGATTAATTGGTGTTGTTGGAGCTGGGCGGGGTGTGTTTTTGCTGGTACAGGGTGAATTGTTGGATGTCAGTACCCTGGATGTGATTTCTTAGCCATGCGGAGAGAAAGGAGATCATATCATAGAGTAGAATTTCTTGAGGTTGTGATTGGTACTCATCTACAAAGTGGAGTATTTTTTTTGAAAAATCAGCGTGCTGAATTTCATGGGCGGCAAAATCAGGGAGATGTTTGAGGTAGGATTTTTCTGTTTCAAAGTGATACTCAGTATAATAGACCAACTCTCCGATTGCTTTCTCAATCTTGATATTGTGCGGGTTAGAGCATATAGCGGTGTAGAGGGAATTGATCAGGAAAAAGAGTTTCTGGTGTTGTTTGTCAACAGTGCTGATGCCGACACTGTCAGTTGGTTGCCAAAACACATATGTACCGCCCATTTCATGTTCTGTCATAGAGAATCTACTATCCGATTGTATAGGGGGTGTTGAAATCTTATAAGATGTCATCGCTCTTTTAGTTGTTTGGGTCATCACGATGACTTAATCAACTATATCCTGTGAGCGATTGTATCGCAAGGCAGAGTGCAGACTGTCGGTCGATAAGAAGAGAGCGCTCGATTTACAGGGTGATACAGAAGGTGGTACCCTCCACCGGAGTTGAGGTGAAACTGACTTTCCCGCTAAGATACTCCTCGCCGAAGATTTTCATCGAGTACGTCCCTAAGCCTCGCCCGGCTCCCTTCTTGGTACTGAAGTGGCGTTGAAAAATTCGTAATTTGAGAGGTTCTGGGATGGCCGATTTGTTCCATACCTTGATCGCAAGACCCTCCGGAGTGTTGTCAATCCAGACTCTGATTTCTCCCCGCTCCTCGGTGGCTTCCAGGGCATTGGTTATCATGTTGCATACAACCCGCAACATGAGGGTAATGTCGGTGATGATTTTTTTTTCAGGGGCGTTATTGCTAGTTGTGATGGTTCTGTGTTGAGCTGCAGGATGGTTGTCAAAGACTGATGTGATTTCGGTTAGGATATCCTCACTTGAAATGAGTTGTTTAATGGCTTTCAGTCCGGCTTCGCCAAATCGTGACAGGGTTCTTTGGATGGCGATCTCCTGACTTATCCGGAGGACCAAATTGGTGATCTGTTGGAGCTCTGGTGGATTGTTGTGTTGGATGCTGTAGAGTTCGCAGCGACCAAGCAGCCCACAGATAATATTGTTGATGTCGTGGAAAAAGGTCCGTTCCATCGAAGAGAGGAATTGTTCTTTGGTTATGTCCTGGAGGAAAAGTAAGAGGTATCGTCTCTCTTCAAGATGAATTGGCTGGGCGCGCACAGCGAATGAGAGTTCTACGGTTTTTTCACCGCGTTTGGCGGTGAGGGGGCAAATTCGTTCTGTGGGGGTATTTTCTGCTAAGGCTGTAACAATGGCGATGGCAGCCCCACAGGTGGCGCAGTATTTTGTCGTGCCGCAACCGTGAGGCGATTCGTGGGCATGGATGCAAGAAACGGCCTCGCCTGGTCGGAGGAATAGGACATCTTTTTGGTCTGCTAGTCCCAGCATTTTAAGGAAAGAGTCGTTGATTGATAAGATCTGCCGCTGTTCATTCAGGATGGCAAGTAGACCACCTGTTGAACGGAGGAGTGTGTCGACTATGGCGTGATTACTGATAATGTCGATATCCGCAAGTAATACTTGGGGCGTTGCTTTCTCCGCTGGGGCGTACAAGGTGTCGAGCATAGAGTTCTCCGACAGAGTGGGATTTGTGCTCCTGACACTTGAGAGACTATGTATAATGGTGGTAACTGTTCAGCCGTGCCACATCTGCGTTGTTATCGGCCTGCTCATGTGCGAAAAGCACACATCGCAGGCCGATGCCTAGCATCTGCGGCACTGCTGAACTGTTACGGCTCTGGGCTTCGGCACCTTTCTGGGTCAGAAGGTGTGGATAGTTACTAATGGTATTTGATTTCTTGTGAGTAGTTTATTTTATGAGTTTTTATGACTATTGTCAAGTTTATAGTGTTAGTTAAATCATAGTTAGTTTTGATGTTGAGTGAGATGAAAATTGAATATGTATTGAGGTTTGGTGTTAACAGTGTGTCATGGAGGAGGGAAGTGGGGAAAGTTATCGCTGATCCTCAATGGGAAGGGGGAGTGTGATGGTGAAGGTTGTGCCGGTCCCTATCGCGCTGGTGACCATAATCGTGCCGCGATGGCTGTCAACAATCTGCTGGGCAATGGCAAGCCCCAGTCCGGTGCCATTTTCTCTGGTGGTAAAAAAGGGGGCGAAGATGTCCTCGATCATGGCGTTTTGGATGCCGCAGCCAGTGTCACTGATTTTGATTACGGTACTGGCAAGGCCTTGGTCAGAACTTTTCTCCCACGCTCTGATGGTGATTGCGCCACCACGTTCCATGGCGAGACAGGCATTGTGGATTAGATTAAGGAGAATTTGTTTAAGTTGATGATGGTCGGCCCAGCAGTCGAGATTGGCTGGTAAATCTATTGTCAGGCGGCAGTTGTTATTAAATTTTATGCTACGTCGGAGAATGGTCCAACACTCGTCAATTATGGAGGCTAATGGGGTCCAGCTTGGCTCGGGGATGGCGGGGCGGGAGAACTGGAGAAAATCGGTGATGTTGTCCTCCAGGCGCGAGCATTCGCGGGTTATGATGGTTAGCAGTGAGTGATTGACTGACGAGGTGGGGAATTCTTGTTCAAGTACCTGGGCAGCGCCGGAGATGGCGGCCAAGGGATTGCGGAATTCGTGGGCGATACCGGCAGCGATTTTGCCGATGGCGGCCATTTTTTCGTTTTGTCGGATCTGTTCCTCCATCTGCCGGATTCGGCTTAGGTCTTGGATGGTATAGACGCGACAGTCTTCATTGAGATTAGGCATATTCAGACGAGACCAGGAGTAACCGACCGGGATTGTGCGACCGTCTTTTCTGTTAAGCTCTAGGGTGGGTCGTGCCTCATTCTGAGGGGTTCCTTGCAGGCCAGGAAAGATTTTACCTAGCCTACGATCCATGACCTCGCTGGCTGAGTAGCCAGTAATCTCTTCCGCGGCACGGTTGAAGGAGGTGATGCGGCCTTTATCATTCACCGTGATAATGCCAGAGGTAATATCATCAAATATTTGCTTGTAGAGCTGGCTTACGAAATCAAGATGACGCGAGGTCTGGTCGAGAGCGGTCTCTGTCCATTCCAACCGTTCTGACAGTAGGGCGCTGAGGATGGCGACTACGATAAAGGAAAGGCCGTAGATTAGAAAATTCTGTAGTAGAATCGAGGGGGCGGTGGCGGCGTTCGCGCGGATCGCTTCGGGGAGTTGTGCCGCCAACACGATGTACTCGGAGGAGAGAAGCAGGCCGTAGCTAATGATGTTGATGGCGGCGATGACTAGACCACCACGGCGAAACAACATCAGCCCCGCGCTGATGATAGGGAAGAAGTAGAGGAAGGTGAAGATGGAGTGACTCCCTCCCGTATAGTAGATTATAACGGTGGCCAGGGTGCTGTCGGCGGTTATCTGGCCATAGGCAAAGGGAATAAAGCGGGTCACCCGGTTGCTTAGCATTGCCGAACTGATGCTGAACAGGTAAATAAAAATGAAGAAGAAAACAATGGCGCTGGGGGGAGGGAGGTTCAGCTCCGGGCGGGCGAACTGGAGAAAAGAGCTGATGCCGAGAAACAGTGACAGGAGTGAGACCCGGAGCAGAAGTAGCCATTTGATCTGGCGCTGCAGGCGGTCTCCGCTGCTAAGGCTTGGCGATGTGTAAAAATGATTGATGCTGGGTGGCACCTAGTCGATCTCGTATTTTTTGATTTTGTAGCGAATAGAGCGAAAGCTTACTTTAAGGAGTTCCGCAGCTTTTATTTTTGAACCGCTGGCTTGTTGAAGGGCTTGATTGATGAGTTTTTTCTCCAGGCAGGCTACGGCTTCATCAAGCCCCATGGTGAAATAGTCGTTGTTTGATGATCTGTCGTCTGATCGGGTGGGGAGCACGCTTTTTCTCCTGTGGGCGGCCAAGGTCAGGCTTTCCGGGAGGATGATATTCGAATTCTCCAGGGCCACCCCCCGTTCAATAATGTTTTCGAGTTCACGGACGTTGCCGGGGAAGTCATAGTCTAAAAGGACTTCCATGGCATATGAGGAGAGGGCCGTGATCTCCTTGCCAAAACGTGTCGCGTACTTGGTCAGGAAGTGATTTACCAGGAGCGGGACGTCGCCTTTGCGTTCTCTGAGGGGTGGTACTCGGATCGGTACGACTGCTAAGCGGTAGAAGAGATCTTCACGGAAGCGTTTTGCAATCACCTCTTCTTCAAGGTCCCGGTTGGTTGCCGAGATGATTCTGACATCAGCCTTGATGGTCTCGGTGCTGCCTACAGGTTTAAATTCACGTTCTTGGATGAGTCTGAGAAGTTTGGTTTGAATCAGTGGCGTCAATTCTCCAACTTCATCGAGAAATACGCTGCCGTGGTTGGCTTCGGCAAACAAACCGGTCTTGTTGGCCAAGGCCCCGGTAAAGGCCCCTTTTACGTGGCCGAAGACCTCGCTTTCGAACAGACTTTCCGAGATAGCGTTACAGACGATGGGCACAAATTTATTGGCGGCGCCCTTGCTGAGATCATGGATGGCTCGGGCCACCAGTTCCTTGCCGGTGCCGGACTCTCCCTGGATAAGGACGTTAGCGTGAGTAGGGGCAATGCGACTGATCAGATCGAAGATCACTTTCATCTCCGGGCTCTGACCGATGATCCCTTGAAAGCTTTGAGCCCCTTCTTCTTGGTCTGGGGCATGGCTGGTATTGCTTAGGGCGTTGCGGATGATTTTTTTGATCTCCACCACGTTAAAAGGTTTGGTGATATAATCATAGGCTCCACCCTTCATTGCCCGTACTGCGTCTTCAGGTGAGGCGTAGGCGGTAATCAGGATCAGGGGAGTTTGAACCCCGGTGGATCTCAGCTCTTCCAGGAAGCTGAGGCCGCTGCCCCCTGGCATCTTGATGTCCGAGATGACCAGGTCGGTGTGTCCCTGACGGAGGAGGGTGAGAGCGTCAGCAGTATTGGCGGCGGTTTGGGCGGCATAGCCTTCCTTCTCAAGCAGAATCTTGAGAAACTCCCGCATGCTGAGTTCATCGTCAACGACCAGGATTTTTTTTTGACTACCCATATATTCGATATCTTCCAGGTCAGACCTTTAAGGGATTGGTGGTAACAAAGAAATCGTAAGCGATTACTGGACACCCTATCTGCTTCGCAGTCTCACTGAACTCGCTTAGCTGTCCAGAGGGGGGCTGCTCACCTGCCGAAGGATAGCTCGCAGCCCCATTTCGCGCATCTGGGGTGTTCTGCAATTGTTTACAGTTCGGAGGCAGAGCGTAGTTTCTCGTCGCTACCCCAGGATCACTTACAAGAAATTTAGGTAACTATCCTCCAATTTATTATTGGAAAGTTGACAATCTCGCAAAAAGTCCGGGGATGGCTAAGCAAAAGGTGCGATATACAAGGCGCGGGGTGTGTTTTGTGAGTGAGGCCATACATATGGTATGCCGAACGAGCAAAACCGCCACGCAACGCAGTAGATCGCACCTTTTGCTTAGCCATCAAAGTTACCGGATGCAATTGATTAAGTACGATGTACTTCTCTTGCCAAGATACTGCATTTTGTTAGCTTGAGTCAAACCAGATTTCTGTCTTTGGCATGAGTTTTCTATTGCATCAATGCGATAATCTTGGAACTAGTGTTACTACCTATCCGGGAACAGGGTGTTATTGTCGGCAGACTGCGTTAACGCTGTCTTGTTTCCTCATTACTCGGCAAAAGGACCAAGTATCATGGCGATTAACGAGCAATCTTTTGTTTCGATAGAAAACGTTGTAACTTTTCTAATCAACACTCTGCCTTTTAACCTTCTCCCCCCTGATGCCCTTCGCCTATTGGCCGGGAAATGCGTGGTCGATTTTTTCCCGGAGGGCGCTATGATTTTTCGCCAGAATGTCACTGAGGTGAATTATCTCTATCTTATTCAGAAGGGTGGAGTGAAAAGTTTCCTTTATAACGACCAGGGGGAGGTAACTCTGAAGGATTACCGAGGTGAGGGTGAATGCTTTGGTTCTTTGCCGATTATTCAGGGGACCAAGGCCAATTTAAATGTTGAGACAGTGGAGGATACCTTCTGTTTTTTGATCGCCAAAGAAGATTTTCGAGCTTTACTGGAGAAGCACGCTGAAGTCGCGCAGTATTTTTTGCAGACTATGTCGGCTAAGTTGGTCAAGGGAGTCTATTCCGAGTTACGTCAACTTCGAGTTGCTCCCAGGGCGGAAGGAGCGCTCCATTTATTCAGTGCGCCGGTGGAGGAGATTGCCAAAGGTAACCTCTATACAGCGCCTTATGTCAGTACGGTCCAGGAGGTTGCGCGGATTATGAGTGATAACCAAATTGGCTCCCTGCTGCTTACTGATGATTCTGGAGTGATTACCGGCATTATTACTGATAAGGATGTTCGGGCCAAGGTGGTGGCTCAAGGTCTAGCCTTTACCACCCAGGCCTCCGAGATCATGTCTACCCCGGTCCGGACTATATCCAGTCAGTCCATGGCATTTGATGCTTTACTTAAGATGATGAAGGATAAAATCCATCACCTGGCAATCGAAAAGAACGGTGAGATTGTCAAGATGATTACTACTCACGATATTATGGTGAAACAGGGTACCTCGCCGCTGTATCTTTTTCGTGAAATCGTGGCTCAGCGTCGGGTCGATGGTTTGTACCCCTTAGCCCGGAAGGTACCGCAGGTAATTCGTACATTAATTGAAGAGGGAGCCAAAGCCAATAATATTACCCGTATGATTACGGTCTTGAATGATCACATTCTGGATCGATTGTTGTCGTTGATGGTCAGTGGTTTTGGTGATCCGCCAGCTCAGTTCTGTTGGTTGTTGTTAGGGAGCGAGGGACGACGGGAGCAGACTTTCAAAACTGATCAAGATAATGCTCTCATTTATCAAGAAAGTGACGATCCCAAGGTAATGGCCCAGTGTGAGGAGTATTTCAAAGCGTTTGCTAACACCGCTATTGGTCATCTGGTGCAATGCGGGTACCCATTGTGTCCAGGTGAGGTAATGGCATCGAATCTTAAGTGGCGTCAGCCGGCCTCGGTGTGGGACCAATATTTTCGTACCTGGTGCCAAAAGCCAGAGTCCAAGGAGATCCTTCATTCCACTATTTTTTTTGATTTTCGGCCTGGGTTCGGCACCGTAGGGCTGGCAGAAGAGTTGCGGACTATGCTCACGGGGCTGGTTCAGAAACAGGATTTATTTCTCTTGCACCTGGCACGACATTGTCTGGCATCAAGACCTCCTCTGTCGTTTTTTAAAAATTTTATTGTTGAGAAGGATGGAGAGCACAAGAATACCTTTGACCTGAAGCGAAAAGGATTGGTGTTTATCGTGGATTTTGCCCGATTGATGTCATTGAAGTATGGCATTGCCGAGGTCAATACCCTGGAGCGATTACGCATGCTGGATGAGGGCCAGTTTCTATCCCCCGGATTGTGTGGCGAAATCATCGAGGCTTATGAGTTCTTGATGCAGTTGCGTTTGGTGCACCAATTAAGGACTTTGGAAGGCGGCGGTAATCCGGATAATTATATTAATCCCAGTGATCTTTCAGATCTGGAACGGAAGACCTTAAAAGAAGCTTTTGTCGTTATTACCAGATTGCAGGATGCGATTAAATTGGAGTTTCAGGTCAGGGACCTGTGATAATTGCAGGCTGTTAACAATAAGATACTTGACCTTGTTTTTTGTCTGTTACTGTGGCGCAGGTGTGAGAGAAGAACTTGGTAATGATTGGACCCTAGGAGCCTGTCGGACTTAGAGAATCGTAGCGAGAATTCGCGAAATTGAGGCCAGATATTCATGGATTTGAGGCGAATAGCAGGGCTATTTAACGAAAAGCCATGAATATCTGGACCGATTTCGCGAATTTGTAGCCGATTTATGTCTAAGTCCGACAGGCTCCTAGAGTCTGCGTTTACCTTGTCGCAATGACACCAGCCTGGTTGGCTGACTCCGATCAGGTTCTGGTGTTGATTTACTTTTCTTTCTTGAGAGAGTGTTCTGATCTATGGTTATGAAAAAATTAGTTACAACACTCCTCTCTTCCAAGCGGAAGCCAACGCATCCTTTGATTATTCAAAATAACCAGAGGTTTTTAGCTCAAACTGGATTTCCCGGTCTGCTTAGAGAGTATGAATTTGTGGTCTTTGATACCGAACTGACCGGGTTTAATCGCAAACGTGATGAGATTGTCGCTATCGGGGCTGTACGGATTCAGGGGTTGAGAATCATCTGCGGCCAGACGTTTTATGCCTTGGTTAGACCGGATGAGCGGTTTCATACTACCAGTACTTTGGTTCACCGTCTTACTCCTCAAGAACTTCGTGGGGCGGTTGGACTTCCTGAAGTTCTCCCCCGGTTTGTAGAGTTTTGTGGAGATGCAGTTCTTGTTGGTCACTATGTCGGATTAGATCTTGATTTTCTTGCTCGGGCGACTCGTCGTTTGATGGGAGGTCATTTGGCTGCGCCTCATTTGGATACTATCCGCTTGGCAATGGCTTATCATGAACTCATCCATAAAGAGGGACGAGAGTATGCTCATCGTCAAGGAGCGTATAGTTTGTCTGGGTTGACTAAGAAGTTTGGTCTGCCTTCGTTTGATGCCCATAATGCCTTGCAAGATTCCATACAAACCGCCTATCTCTTTCTCTATTTAACCAGGAAACTGGCCGATCTTGGTCTGCGTACCTTGAACGACTTCCTCTCTGCCGGAATCAAACGGACCAACTTGCTCTCTTAAGGGACTCGGAAATTACCAATTTACCTGGATCGCGTCCAAATCTGACCCAAAGCCGGGATGCGTTATGGTAAATTGGTAATTTCCGCGTCACTAAGAACAAATCGTTTGGTCGGTCCGAGGGAGGTGGTCGTTATGGAGTTGTGAGCTGGGAGGAGTTGTGTGCGGAAAGGGCGCGGCAGGGCTGTGGGGAGGTTTTCGCATTATTTTGATCAGTTAAACAGAAAAAGGCCTTCCCTGAGGAAGGCCTTTTTCTGTTTAAACTATGAGGTGCTGCCTTACTTGTGAAGTGTCTTATTAGGCGATCTCGCGTGGGTAGCGAAGATTTTCCACCATTTTCTGAACGTGCTCTGGTGGAGCAGGGGTCATGGTGGAGACCACATAGGTTACCAAGAAATTGATCATCATGCCGATGGTGCCGATGCCTTCGGGTGAAATACCGAACCACCAATTGGCCGCTACGTTGGCAGACGGATTCATGAATTTGAAGTAGATAATGTAGGCGGCGGTGAAGATAATGCCGGACAACATGCCTGCTATTGCTCCTTCCCGTGATGCTCGTTTCCAGAATATCCCGAGTACGATAACGGGGAAGAATGAGGAGGCTGCGAGTCCAAAGGCAAAGGCTACTACCTGAGCCACAAAACCTGGGGGGTTGATGCCGAAATAGCCGGCTACGATAACGGCGCCGCCAGCGGCGATACGGGCGTAAAGCAGTTCTTGCTTGTCAGTAATATTAGGCGAAATAACATTTTTGATCAGGTCATGAGAGAAGGCAGAGGCAATGACCAAGAGCAGACCTGCGGCGGTGGACAGCGCTGCTGCCAAACCACCTGCGGCAACCAGGGCAACGACCCAGTTTGGCAGCTTGGCGATTTCTGGGTTAGCGAGGACGATGATGTCGTTGTCAATGTAAAGCTCGTTGGTACTCTTGGCATCAATCGGGGTAGTTACCACTTTTTCTCCGTACTGACCGACAGCTGTTTTGTCAAAGGCAATTTTTCCAGTAAAAGCGTTACCCTTGGCTAACTGCATCTTACCGTCGCCGTTCTTATCTTTCCATGCCACTAGTCCGGTTTTTTCCCAATTCTGGAACCAACTTGGCGCCTCGGTGTATGCTTTGTCGTGAACGGTGCGGATGAGGTTGATGCGGGCGAAGGAGGCAACGGCAGGGGCTGTGGTATAGAGGATGACGATAAAGAACAGGGCCCAGCCGGCAGAGGAGCGAGCGCCTTTGATTGTGGGGGTGGTGAAGAAACGGATAATGATGTGCGGCAGACCGGCGGTACCGACCATAAGGGCCATGGTGATAGCGAAGACGTCAATCATGGACTTAGAACCGCGACCGGTGTAAGCGGCAAAACCAAGCTCCTGTTGGATGCCGTTTAGTTT
Above is a genomic segment from Desulfobulbaceae bacterium containing:
- a CDS encoding bacteriohemerythrin; protein product: MMTQTTKRAMTSYKISTPPIQSDSRFSMTEHEMGGTYVFWQPTDSVGISTVDKQHQKLFFLINSLYTAICSNPHNIKIEKAIGELVYYTEYHFETEKSYLKHLPDFAAHEIQHADFSKKILHFVDEYQSQPQEILLYDMISFLSAWLRNHIQGTDIQQFTLYQQKHTPPSSNNTN
- a CDS encoding sensor histidine kinase, with amino-acid sequence MLDTLYAPAEKATPQVLLADIDIISNHAIVDTLLRSTGGLLAILNEQRQILSINDSFLKMLGLADQKDVLFLRPGEAVSCIHAHESPHGCGTTKYCATCGAAIAIVTALAENTPTERICPLTAKRGEKTVELSFAVRAQPIHLEERRYLLLFLQDITKEQFLSSMERTFFHDINNIICGLLGRCELYSIQHNNPPELQQITNLVLRISQEIAIQRTLSRFGEAGLKAIKQLISSEDILTEITSVFDNHPAAQHRTITTSNNAPEKKIITDITLMLRVVCNMITNALEATEERGEIRVWIDNTPEGLAIKVWNKSAIPEPLKLRIFQRHFSTKKGAGRGLGTYSMKIFGEEYLSGKVSFTSTPVEGTTFCITL
- a CDS encoding PAS domain S-box protein, whose protein sequence is MPPSINHFYTSPSLSSGDRLQRQIKWLLLLRVSLLSLFLGISSFLQFARPELNLPPPSAIVFFFIFIYLFSISSAMLSNRVTRFIPFAYGQITADSTLATVIIYYTGGSHSIFTFLYFFPIISAGLMLFRRGGLVIAAINIISYGLLLSSEYIVLAAQLPEAIRANAATAPSILLQNFLIYGLSFIVVAILSALLSERLEWTETALDQTSRHLDFVSQLYKQIFDDITSGIITVNDKGRITSFNRAAEEITGYSASEVMDRRLGKIFPGLQGTPQNEARPTLELNRKDGRTIPVGYSWSRLNMPNLNEDCRVYTIQDLSRIRQMEEQIRQNEKMAAIGKIAAGIAHEFRNPLAAISGAAQVLEQEFPTSSVNHSLLTIITRECSRLEDNITDFLQFSRPAIPEPSWTPLASIIDECWTILRRSIKFNNNCRLTIDLPANLDCWADHHQLKQILLNLIHNACLAMERGGAITIRAWEKSSDQGLASTVIKISDTGCGIQNAMIEDIFAPFFTTRENGTGLGLAIAQQIVDSHRGTIMVTSAIGTGTTFTITLPLPIEDQR
- a CDS encoding sigma-54-dependent Fis family transcriptional regulator, translating into MGSQKKILVVDDELSMREFLKILLEKEGYAAQTAANTADALTLLRQGHTDLVISDIKMPGGSGLSFLEELRSTGVQTPLILITAYASPEDAVRAMKGGAYDYITKPFNVVEIKKIIRNALSNTSHAPDQEEGAQSFQGIIGQSPEMKVIFDLISRIAPTHANVLIQGESGTGKELVARAIHDLSKGAANKFVPIVCNAISESLFESEVFGHVKGAFTGALANKTGLFAEANHGSVFLDEVGELTPLIQTKLLRLIQEREFKPVGSTETIKADVRIISATNRDLEEEVIAKRFREDLFYRLAVVPIRVPPLRERKGDVPLLVNHFLTKYATRFGKEITALSSYAMEVLLDYDFPGNVRELENIIERGVALENSNIILPESLTLAAHRRKSVLPTRSDDRSSNNDYFTMGLDEAVACLEKKLINQALQQASGSKIKAAELLKVSFRSIRYKIKKYEID
- a CDS encoding cyclic nucleotide-binding/CBS domain-containing protein, whose product is MAINEQSFVSIENVVTFLINTLPFNLLPPDALRLLAGKCVVDFFPEGAMIFRQNVTEVNYLYLIQKGGVKSFLYNDQGEVTLKDYRGEGECFGSLPIIQGTKANLNVETVEDTFCFLIAKEDFRALLEKHAEVAQYFLQTMSAKLVKGVYSELRQLRVAPRAEGALHLFSAPVEEIAKGNLYTAPYVSTVQEVARIMSDNQIGSLLLTDDSGVITGIITDKDVRAKVVAQGLAFTTQASEIMSTPVRTISSQSMAFDALLKMMKDKIHHLAIEKNGEIVKMITTHDIMVKQGTSPLYLFREIVAQRRVDGLYPLARKVPQVIRTLIEEGAKANNITRMITVLNDHILDRLLSLMVSGFGDPPAQFCWLLLGSEGRREQTFKTDQDNALIYQESDDPKVMAQCEEYFKAFANTAIGHLVQCGYPLCPGEVMASNLKWRQPASVWDQYFRTWCQKPESKEILHSTIFFDFRPGFGTVGLAEELRTMLTGLVQKQDLFLLHLARHCLASRPPLSFFKNFIVEKDGEHKNTFDLKRKGLVFIVDFARLMSLKYGIAEVNTLERLRMLDEGQFLSPGLCGEIIEAYEFLMQLRLVHQLRTLEGGGNPDNYINPSDLSDLERKTLKEAFVVITRLQDAIKLEFQVRDL
- a CDS encoding 3'-5' exonuclease, which produces MVMKKLVTTLLSSKRKPTHPLIIQNNQRFLAQTGFPGLLREYEFVVFDTELTGFNRKRDEIVAIGAVRIQGLRIICGQTFYALVRPDERFHTTSTLVHRLTPQELRGAVGLPEVLPRFVEFCGDAVLVGHYVGLDLDFLARATRRLMGGHLAAPHLDTIRLAMAYHELIHKEGREYAHRQGAYSLSGLTKKFGLPSFDAHNALQDSIQTAYLFLYLTRKLADLGLRTLNDFLSAGIKRTNLLS
- a CDS encoding cation acetate symporter, with the protein product MSILTWTWIIVGISFALYIGIAFWAKAKTTGDFYVAAKQVNPIMNGMATGADWMSAASFISMAGLISFLGRDGAMYLMGWTGGYVLLAMLLAPYLRKYGKFTVPMFVGERYYSQTARVVAVICAIFVSFTYVAGQMRGVGVVFSRFLEVDINTGVIIGMCIVFFYAVMGGMKGITYTQVAQYCVLIVAYLLPAIFISIMLTGNPIPQIGFGSSLSENGMQLLNTDAGYLLDKLNGIQQELGFAAYTGRGSKSMIDVFAITMALMVGTAGLPHIIIRFFTTPTIKGARSSAGWALFFIVILYTTAPAVASFARINLIRTVHDKAYTEAPSWFQNWEKTGLVAWKDKNGDGKMQLAKGNAFTGKIAFDKTAVGQYGEKVVTTPIDAKSTNELYIDNDIIVLANPEIAKLPNWVVALVAAGGLAAALSTAAGLLLVIASAFSHDLIKNVISPNITDKQELLYARIAAGGAVIVAGYFGINPPGFVAQVVAFAFGLAASSFFPVIVLGIFWKRASREGAIAGMLSGIIFTAAYIIYFKFMNPSANVAANWWFGISPEGIGTIGMMINFLVTYVVSTMTPAPPEHVQKMVENLRYPREIA